One Solea solea chromosome 5, fSolSol10.1, whole genome shotgun sequence genomic window carries:
- the mvda gene encoding diphosphomevalonate decarboxylase: protein MPVEERLNIVTCTAPVNIAVIKYWGKRDEELILPINSSLSVTLHQDQLKTTTTVATSRSFQEDRIWLNGKEEDITHPRLQSCLREIRRLARKRRNDGDPGLNSNSLSHRVHICSVNNFPTAAGLASSAAGFACLVYTLAQAFGVEGELSGIARQGSGSACRSIYGGFVQWIMGKEDDGKDSVAQQVEPENYWPELRILVLVASAERKPVGSTSGMQTSVQTSCLLKHRAESVVLDRMVQMIDAVKRKDFTAFAELTMKDSNQFHATCLDTYPPIFYLNHVSRQVINLVHRYNRHYGETRVAYTFDAGPNAVIFTLQQHVPEFVKVVQHFFPPDTNAGQFIKGLPVDCASLSEELEQAIGLEPMPKGISYMISTKAGPGPCIVEDSSQHLLGPDGLPKITV from the exons ATGCCCGTGGAGGAACGGTTGAACATCGTCACATGTACCGCTCCTGTGAACATAGCTGTCATCAAATACT GGGGGAAGAGAGATGAAGAATTGATTCTTCCCATTAACTCATCCTTGAGTGTCACATTACACCAAGACCAg CtgaaaacaaccacaacagttGCAACAAGCAGATCATTTCAGGAGGATCGAATATGGCTCAATGGCAAAGAGGAGGACATAACCCACCCGAGGCTACAGTCCTGTCTCAGAGAGA TTCGACGACTTGCACGGAAAAGGCGTAATGATGGGGACCCTGGTTTGAATTCAAATAGTTTGTCACACAGAGTCCACATCTGCTCGGTTAATAACTTCCCCACTGCTGCGGGTCTTGCCTCCTCAGCTGCTGGATTCGCTTGCTTAG TTTACACTCTGGCTCAGGCGTTTGGCGTGGAAGGAGAGTTGTCTGGAATTGCTCGGCAGGGCTCAGGCAGTGCATGCAGAAGTATTTATGGTGGCTTTGTGCAGTGGATCATGGGAAAAGAAGATGACGGCAAGGACAGTGTAGCCCAGCAGGTGGAGCCAGAGAATTACTGGCCTGAACTCAGAATCCTTGTACTTGTG GCCAGTGCTGAACGTAAGCCAGTAGGCAGCACCTCTGGGATGCAAACCAGTGTACAAACCAGCTGTCTCTTGAAG cACCGGGCTGAGTCTGTTGTCCTGGACCGGATGGTACAGATGATCGACGCAGTAAAAAGAAAGGATTTCACTGCGTTCGCTGAACTAACCATGAAGGACAGCAACCAGTTCCATGCCACCTGCCTCGACACGTACCCTCCTATCTTTTACCTTAATCATGTGTCTAGACAGGTCATCAACCTGGTGCATCGATACAACAGGCATTATGGAGAGACCAGG GTGGCGTACACTTTTGATGCAGGGCCCAACGCTGTAATCTTCACTCTGCAGCAACACGTTCCTGAGTTTGTTAAGGTGGTTCAACATTTCTTTCCCCCAGATACCAACGCAGGACA GTTTATCAAGGGCCTTCCAGTTGACTGTGCGTCTCTTTCTGAGGAACTAGAACAGGCTATTGGTTTGGAGCCCATGCCAAAGGGAATAAGCTACATGATTAGCACGAAG GCTGGACCAGGCCCTTGCATTGTGGAGGATTCTTCTCAGCATCTGCTTGGACCTGATGGTTTGCCGAAGATAACTGTATGA
- the tcf25 gene encoding transcription factor 25, which yields MSSRALRRLRGKQRGQEALDLGELALDGSPEEQSEEEQPQEATTSYPTDNKDRGRKAKKSKAQKNVSNIYELICDQDNETEKILPDEEVEKPDVNKISGMEKNDNGDPDKPDTKEQETSSKSTSEDRVKKKKKKKKTKGRSENGQAVQDDNIDLLLENLDQPNSLSLQNEDCGGSERRSVLHVEHRNLNPETELKKYFGARAVVGDQRPRHRNRQFHRSTWMTSPKESWPRFSRTGISMTLLQSKDGIHYFTFEHSRDYQQVQFKFLDAVESMDPNNIVALLQLNPYHIDSLLQLSDVCRIQEDQEMARDLIERGLYCFECACHPLFSLTSGASRLDYLRPENRAFYLALYKHMMFLEKRGCPRTALEFCKFILSLDPDSDPLCMLLLIDFLMLRSREYQSLLQLYQDWGEHRNLSQLPNFAFSAALCHFHLSQEEDLDPEESVKQRCKADQMLQEALVMFPGVLMPLLDLCTVQPDAAVTSHAFFGPKCRIGQLPALAELTALYVGRTYIMWKEAAVMLWLEESVREVLHRVDAKDPLVLDCQNRRSQRYQSAPRNIHRHVLLSEIKEATSCLPLEVTTQPVMGFDPLPPLESVTSYTRPQRQHVGATNESTLSLFFRSLLPNFNLQGGLRQEDNMEVARAGQELNQEVNRLMVAMRDMLANIRFQEPPREDNDLRDEEEWD from the exons ATGTCTAGCCGGGCGCTGCGAAGGCTCCGAGGCAAACAGCGGGGTCAGGAGGCCTTGGACCTCGGGGAACTAGCTTTGGATGGCAGCCCAGAGGAGCAGTCCGAGGAGGAACAGCCGCAAGAGGCTACTACTTCTTACCCGACTGACAACAAAGACCGAGGTCGAAAGGCAAAGAAGAGCAAGGCGCAGAAAAACGTCAGCAACATTTATGAGCTG ATATGTGATCAAGACAATGAGACAGAGAAAATCTTACCTGATGAAGAAGTGGAGAAACcagatgtaaacaaaataaGTGGCATGGAAAAGAATGATAATGGAGACCCTGACAAACCTGACACAAAGGAACAGGAAACATCTTCCAAG TCTACATCTGAAGACAgagttaaaaagaagaagaaaaagaagaagacaaaaggaAGGTCAGAGAATGGACAG GCTGTTCAGGATGATAACATAGATTTATTGCTGGAGAATCTGGACCAGCCCAATAGTCTGAGTTTGCAAAATGAAGATTGTGGAGGCTCTGAGAGAAGATCTGTTTTACACGTGGAGCACAG GAATCTCAACCCAGAGACGGAGCTAAAGAAATATTTTGGTGCTCGAGCTGTTGTTGGGGATCAGAG aCCTCGACATAGAAACAGGCAGTTTCACCGTAGCACCTGGATGACCAGTCCCAAGGAGAGCTGGCCTCGCTTCAGCCGAACAG GAATCTCAATGACGTTACTGCAGTCAAAGGATGGCATTCATTACTTCACCTTTGAGCACAGTCGTGACTACCAACAAGTGCAGTTCAAGTTCCTGGATGCGGTCGAGTCCATGGATCCTAACAACATTGTT gCCTTGCTACAGCTTAACCCTTACCACATTGACTCGTTGCTGCAGCTTTCAGATGTCTGTCGCATACAGGAGGATCAGGAGATGGCAAGGGACCTGATTG aaaGGGGCTTGTACTGCTTTGAATGTGCTTGTCACCCATTATTTAGCTTGACATCAGGTGCCAGCAGACTCGATTATCTGAGACCTGAAAACAG GGCGTTTTATCTTGCTCTGTATAAGCACATGATGTTCCTGGAGAAGCGTGGGTGCCCACGGACGGCTTTGGAGTTCTGCAAATTCATCCTTAG TTTGGACCCCGACTCTGACCCACTCTGCATGCTCCTGCTCATTGATTTTCTGATGCTGCGCTCCAGAGAGTACCAGTCTCTCCTCCAGTTATATCAGGACTGGGGG GAGCACAGAAACCTGTCCCAGCTGCCGAACTTTGCGTTCTCCGCCGCACTTTGCCATTTTCATCTCAGTCAGGAGGAAGATTTGGATCCTGAGGAAAGTGTCAAACAAAGATGCAAAGCTGACCAGATGCTGCAGGAAGCCCTCGTCATGTTCCCTGGAG TCTTGATGCCTCTACTGGATCTGTGCACTGTGCAGCCTGATGCAGCAGTCACCTCACATGCTTTCTTTGGTCCAAAATGTCGCATAGG GCAGCTGCCAGCTCTGGCTGAACTGACAGCTCTGTACGTGGGGAGGACTTACATCATGtggaaggaggcagcagtaatGCTTTGGTTGGAAGAGTCGGTGAGGGAAGTGTTGCATCGAGTTGATGCCAAAGATCCTCTGGTGCTGGACTGTCAAAACAG GAGAAGCCAGAGGTACCAGAGTGCACCAAGGAACATCCATCGCCATGTCCTGCTCTCTGAGATCAAGGAAGCCACCTCATGTCTGCCTTTA GAGGTGACCACTCAGCCTGTGATGGGCTTTGACCCTCTGCCTCCACTGGAATCGGTGACATCATATACCCGACCACAGAG ACAACATGTTGGTGCAACCAATGAGAGTACACTATCGCTGTTTTTCCGGTCTCTGCTGCCAAATTTCAACCTTCAG GGTGGACTGAGGCAGGAGGACAACATGGAGGTGGCTCGAGCTGGTCAGGAGCTGAACCAGGAGGTGAATCGTCTCATGGTTGCGATGAGGGACATGTTGGCAAACATCAGGTTTCAGGAGCCACCGCGAGAGGACAACGACCTCAGAGATGAGGAGGAATGGGActga
- the LOC131459533 gene encoding cytochrome b-245 light chain translates to MGKIEWAMWANEQALASGFILLTGGIVGVAGQFRGWQFAAYAVAAGVFVCLLEYPRSKRSKGTSMARPGQYCFTVCVKAFGPLTRNYYVRAFLHAAVCVPGGFMLATVLGCVCLGIASLIYLGAAIHGEQWVPILPHKEVRKPMDSMKNPPQNPPPRPPLEMRRKRVDDLEGAAYDNPIPVADE, encoded by the exons ATGGGGAAAATAGAGTGGGCGATGTGGGCAAATGAGCAGGCTCTGGCTTCAGGATTCA tTCTCCTCACTGGAGGCATTGTGGGGGTGGCTGGGCAGTTCAGAGGCTGGCAGTTTGCTGCATATGCAGT AGCTGCtggagtgtttgtgtgcctTCTTGAGTATCCCAGAAGCAAAAGGTCAAAGGGAACAAGTATGGCGAGACC GGGTCAGtactgtttcactgtgtgtgtaaaagccTTTGGACCGCTGACGAGGAACTACTATGTACGAGCTTTTCTACACGCAGC AGTGTGTGTGCCTGGAGGTTTCATGCTGGCCACTGTCCTCGGATGTGTCTGCCTCGGTATTGCCAGCCTTATCTACCTTGGA GCAGCTATCCACGGCGAACAATGGGTGCCCATTCTTCCACATAAGGAGGTTCGAAAGCCAATGGACAGCATGAAGAATCCTCCTCAGAATCCACCTCCGAGACCTCCCTTGGAGATGCGCAGGAAACGAGTAGACGACCTGGAGGGAGCAGCATATGACAACCCCATCCCTGTCGCAGATGAGTAA
- the mc1r gene encoding melanocyte-stimulating hormone receptor produces the protein MDITNVSYHFPSLLHMEENQVNDLIEENGTSSSGGDQHFMGCVQIRIPQELFLALGLISLVENILVILAINKNRNLHSPMYYFICCLAVSDMLVSVSNVVETICMLLHDHGLLDLHPGMLRHLDNVIDVMICSSVVSSLSFLCTIAADRYITIFYALRYHSVMTTQRAVAIITVVWLASITSSILFIVYHTDNAVIVCLVTFFCTTLVFNAVLYLHMFLLAHVHSRRIMAFNKNQRQSTSMKGAITLTILLGVFILCWGPFFLHLILILTCPTSPFCNCFFQNFNLFLILIICNSLIDPLIYAYRSHELRKTLQELVLCSWYFGV, from the coding sequence ATGGATATCACCAACGTGTCCTACCatttcccctctctcctccacatgGAAGAGAACCAAGTGAATGACTTAATAGAGGAAAACGGAACATCTTCTTCTGGCGGGGACCAGCACTTTATGGGCTGCGTGCAGATCCGCATCCCTCAGGAACTCTTCTTGGCGCTGGGGCTCATCAGCCTGGTGGAGAACATCCTGGTGATCCTGGCGATCAATAAGAACCGCAACTTGCACTCGCCCATGTACTACTTCATCTGCTGCCTGGCTGTGTCCGACATGCTCGTCAGCGTCAGCAACGTGGTGGAGACCATATGCATGCTGCTCCACGACCACGGCCTGCTGGACTTGCACCCAGGTATGCTGCGCCACCTGGACAACGTCATCGACGTGATGATCTGCAGCTCCGTGGTGTCCTCGCTCTCCTTCCTGTGCACCATCGCCGCGGATCGCTACATCACCATCTTTTACGCGCTGCGCTACCACAGCGTCATGACCACGCAGCGCGCCGTCGCCATCATCACGGTGGTGTGGCTGGCCAGCATCACCTCCAGCATCCTCTTCATCGTCTACCACACGGACAACGCCGTCATCGTGTGCCTCGTGACCTTCTTCTGCACCACGCTGGTGTTCAACGCCGTGTTGTACCTGCACATGTTCCTCCTGGCGCACGTGCACTCGCGGCGCATCATGGCTTTCAACAAAAACCAGCGCCAATCCACGAGCATGAAGGGAGCGATCACGCTCACCATCCTGCTGGGGGTTTTCATTTTGTGCTGGGGTCCTTTCTTCCTGCACCTGATCCTCATCCTCACCTGCCCCACCAGCCCCTTCTGCAACTGTTTCTTCCAAAACTTCAACCttttcctcatcctcatcatctgcAACTCGCTCATCGACCCACTCATTTACGCGTACCGGAGCCACGAGCTGCGTAAAACCCTGCAGGAGCTGGTGCTGTGTTCCTGGTACTTCGGCGTGTGA